Proteins encoded together in one Chitinophaga lutea window:
- a CDS encoding RagB/SusD family nutrient uptake outer membrane protein — MRRNVLLTGSLLVLIMLFGACRKYLEKPVSSEVTIKEVFESKDKAEQFLWNVYSTCSIFEFPYFWDAGFNGYYHYGATYTILAAACDEADAYANYTGAEAFNKGNWGPTDIYWFEFRSEFCYKGIRNANIFIENIDRSPFTDTEKAAMKAEAVFLRALMHFDLMQRLGGVAIADKVLSVSGAADIPNVTIPRSTFEETVEFIVKSCDDAAKDLPNNYDSRFRGRITKGAALALKARTLLYAASPLFNSNDTYVPVGNPALRAMVGYADGYKVERWKRAADASKAVLDWARTESSGCALYMGKNNAVDRYEEIFINPNVSEIILDAGLMGLNSTNYFVRFMTPGTVVYTGTDPVNIGVTFNFAKFYQKADGTEQTWNETPGTAYPYAQYVQKLGELEPRFQASVFQSGTEWARGTGTRYHFYEQSARQLNLYNGVGFLRKFVKGVSNGSSPAPRWITFRLAEFYLNYAEALNESNGPSSEITAAVNEIRARVNMPPVAYTSQAEMREKIRRERAVELAFEQHRYFDVRRWKIAGQEGVMKGGMYSLKLYGGAAPTYKLEKFEDRAWSDKMYLYPFRVSEVELGYIVQNPGW; from the coding sequence ATGCGAAGGAATGTATTACTTACGGGCAGCCTGCTGGTGCTGATCATGCTGTTCGGCGCCTGCCGGAAATACCTCGAAAAGCCGGTGAGCAGCGAGGTGACCATCAAGGAGGTATTCGAGTCGAAAGACAAGGCCGAGCAGTTTCTATGGAACGTGTACAGCACCTGTTCGATTTTTGAATTCCCGTACTTCTGGGACGCGGGCTTCAACGGCTACTATCACTACGGCGCCACCTACACGATCCTGGCGGCGGCCTGCGACGAGGCGGACGCCTATGCCAACTACACCGGCGCCGAAGCCTTCAACAAAGGCAACTGGGGGCCTACGGACATTTACTGGTTCGAGTTCCGCAGCGAATTCTGTTACAAAGGCATCCGCAACGCGAACATTTTTATCGAAAACATCGACCGCTCGCCTTTCACCGACACGGAAAAAGCGGCCATGAAAGCGGAAGCCGTTTTCCTCCGCGCCCTCATGCACTTCGACCTGATGCAGCGCCTGGGCGGCGTGGCCATCGCGGACAAAGTGCTGAGCGTGTCCGGCGCGGCAGACATTCCCAACGTGACCATCCCCCGCAGCACCTTTGAAGAAACGGTGGAGTTCATCGTGAAGAGCTGCGACGATGCGGCGAAGGACCTGCCCAATAATTACGACAGCCGCTTCCGCGGCCGCATCACCAAAGGCGCCGCCCTGGCGCTGAAGGCCAGAACGCTCCTCTACGCCGCCAGCCCGCTCTTTAACTCGAACGATACCTATGTGCCCGTGGGCAACCCCGCGCTCAGGGCCATGGTGGGGTATGCGGACGGGTATAAGGTAGAGCGCTGGAAACGCGCGGCGGACGCCAGCAAGGCGGTGCTCGACTGGGCCCGCACCGAAAGCAGCGGCTGCGCGCTGTACATGGGCAAAAACAACGCGGTAGACCGCTACGAAGAAATTTTCATCAACCCGAACGTGAGCGAGATCATCCTCGACGCGGGCCTGATGGGCCTCAACAGCACCAACTATTTCGTGCGTTTCATGACGCCGGGCACCGTGGTGTACACGGGCACCGACCCGGTGAACATCGGCGTCACCTTCAACTTCGCGAAGTTTTACCAGAAGGCGGACGGTACCGAACAGACCTGGAACGAAACACCGGGCACGGCATACCCTTATGCGCAATACGTACAGAAACTGGGCGAGCTGGAACCGCGTTTCCAGGCTTCCGTGTTCCAGTCGGGCACGGAGTGGGCGCGCGGCACGGGCACCCGGTATCATTTCTACGAGCAGTCGGCCCGCCAGCTGAACCTCTACAACGGCGTGGGTTTCCTGCGCAAGTTCGTAAAAGGCGTGTCCAACGGCTCCAGCCCGGCCCCGCGCTGGATCACCTTCCGGCTGGCGGAGTTTTACCTCAACTATGCCGAAGCGCTGAACGAGAGCAACGGTCCCTCTTCCGAGATCACGGCGGCGGTGAACGAGATCCGCGCCCGCGTGAACATGCCGCCGGTGGCTTACACCAGCCAGGCGGAGATGCGGGAGAAGATACGCCGCGAAAGGGCGGTGGAACTGGCGTTCGAACAGCACCGTTATTTCGACGTGCGCCGCTGGAAGATCGCCGGCCAGGAAGGTGTGATGAAAGGCGGCATGTACAGCCTCAAACTGTATGGCGGCGCGGCGCCCACTTACAAACTGGAAAAATTTGAAGACCGCGCCTGGAGCGACAAGATGTACCTGTATCCATTCCGCGTAAGTGAGGTGGAGCTGGGCTACATCGTACAGAACCCGGGCTGGTAA
- a CDS encoding SusC/RagA family TonB-linked outer membrane protein produces the protein MKNIILIFTWVFSLLFFEHAMSQTIAVKGRVTDGNQPLPGVSVKIKNTSTGTVTNANGEFSLNAAGTDILIFTFVGYRVREVPVGGRAVINETLSATDSQLGEVVVVGYGVQKKVTTTGAIASVTGKDLVKAPVAGISNALVGLASGITAVQNSGEFGSDKATILIRGMATLNASGRGPLIMIDGVERETYNNLDPNEIETINILKDASATAVFGVRGANGVILITTRQGKVGKPQINVTSNLAAIQPTVLPELLTSYDYALLRNEAQRNMGLAPSFTDEDIRLYRTGEDPVFHPSKNWIRELVKPFSFQQSYNANISGGTEKLRYFTSLGYFNQSGGYHQPEQDFGFPYKHTYDKYNIRMNFDFNPVKELNIAVKLGNQITNNTIPNGGAWGAFDKAATQPPMTSPGFVDGKYIEKINGLPAGVPNFNPWGQAGPTSTGGAFITEDYSSTLNTNLAISYDLHRITPGLSVRAMGSYDSYYLKNAVRRKYFPAYTITRDPVDPAKYTMYRSTDGGPYYNLSEGVAESNKWRKLYTEAAIDYKRTFGRHTVTGLVLGNFQRGHYPSMQFGLPTTYLGLVSRVTYDYKNRYLAEFNMGYNGSENFPENSRFGFFPAVSLGWVVTEEAFLPKNDVLTFLKIRGSYGEVGNDKIGGDRYLYLNGPYALNNGGYQAVVFGEAGTNMSRFNMYREGKLGNPDVTWERARKMNIGAEIKLLRDRLSFTGDYFQEKRDNILWVLSTVPELVAVPLPPANIGKVENRGYEVELGWNDRAGALTYWAKGSYSFARNKIIFQDEPTKAHEWMQRTGRRMGQYFGLTFEGFYNTQAEIDDPKRPKSEWEGTGLKPGDMKYKDLNGDGRINSNDMGPVGFSDWPEIAYSISAGASCKGFDFSVLFQGTENVSVSFSSSAAYPFTASWGSAQQWHLERWTPERYAAGEKITFPRVELSPDRQHNYQPSSFWVQDASYIRLKNAEIGYRFSSGALRRIGLQSMRVYLSGNNLITWTSMKYAKDPDARELWGRVYPSMRVYNGGVNFQF, from the coding sequence ATGAAAAACATTATACTCATTTTTACATGGGTATTCTCCCTCCTGTTTTTCGAACATGCAATGTCCCAGACGATCGCCGTCAAAGGCAGGGTCACCGACGGAAACCAGCCTTTACCGGGCGTGAGTGTGAAAATCAAAAATACCAGCACCGGCACCGTCACCAACGCGAACGGTGAATTTTCACTGAACGCGGCCGGAACGGATATCCTGATTTTTACTTTCGTGGGCTACCGGGTCAGGGAAGTGCCCGTCGGCGGCAGGGCCGTCATCAACGAAACCCTTTCAGCTACGGACAGCCAGCTGGGGGAAGTAGTGGTGGTAGGCTACGGGGTACAGAAGAAGGTGACCACCACGGGCGCCATTGCATCGGTAACAGGAAAAGACCTCGTTAAAGCCCCGGTGGCGGGCATCAGCAACGCGCTGGTGGGCCTCGCTTCGGGCATCACGGCGGTGCAGAACTCAGGGGAGTTCGGGAGCGACAAAGCGACCATTCTCATCCGCGGCATGGCCACCCTCAACGCCAGCGGCAGGGGGCCCCTCATCATGATCGACGGAGTGGAACGCGAAACCTACAACAACCTCGACCCCAACGAAATCGAAACCATCAACATCCTCAAAGATGCCTCCGCTACCGCGGTATTCGGCGTGCGCGGCGCCAACGGCGTGATCCTCATTACCACCCGCCAGGGTAAAGTGGGGAAACCGCAGATCAACGTCACCAGTAACCTGGCGGCCATTCAGCCCACGGTGCTGCCGGAACTGCTCACCTCGTACGATTACGCGCTGCTCCGCAACGAAGCGCAGCGCAACATGGGCCTCGCGCCCAGCTTTACGGACGAAGATATCCGGCTTTACAGAACAGGCGAAGACCCGGTCTTCCATCCCAGCAAAAACTGGATCAGGGAACTGGTGAAACCGTTCTCTTTCCAGCAATCCTACAACGCCAATATATCCGGCGGCACGGAGAAGCTGCGCTACTTCACCTCGCTGGGGTATTTTAACCAGAGCGGTGGTTACCACCAGCCGGAACAGGATTTCGGCTTTCCCTACAAACACACGTACGACAAATACAACATCCGGATGAACTTCGATTTTAATCCGGTGAAGGAACTGAACATCGCGGTGAAACTGGGCAACCAGATCACCAATAACACCATTCCCAACGGCGGCGCCTGGGGTGCGTTCGACAAGGCGGCCACCCAGCCGCCCATGACCAGCCCGGGATTTGTGGACGGCAAATACATCGAAAAGATCAACGGCCTGCCGGCCGGCGTGCCGAACTTCAACCCATGGGGACAGGCCGGCCCCACCAGCACGGGCGGCGCGTTCATCACGGAAGACTATTCCAGCACGCTCAACACCAATCTCGCCATCAGCTACGACCTGCACCGCATCACACCGGGGCTGTCCGTCAGGGCGATGGGCTCGTACGACAGCTACTACCTCAAGAACGCCGTACGCCGCAAGTACTTCCCGGCTTACACCATCACCCGCGACCCGGTGGATCCCGCCAAATACACCATGTACCGCAGCACCGACGGCGGGCCGTATTACAACCTCAGCGAAGGTGTGGCGGAGTCCAACAAATGGCGCAAGCTCTACACCGAAGCGGCGATCGATTACAAACGCACCTTCGGCAGGCATACGGTAACGGGCCTCGTGCTGGGCAACTTCCAGCGGGGGCATTACCCGTCGATGCAGTTCGGCTTGCCGACGACGTACCTGGGCCTGGTGTCGCGCGTGACGTACGATTACAAAAACCGCTACCTCGCCGAGTTCAACATGGGCTACAACGGTTCGGAGAACTTCCCGGAAAACAGCCGCTTCGGCTTTTTCCCGGCGGTGTCGCTGGGCTGGGTGGTGACGGAAGAAGCGTTCCTGCCCAAAAATGATGTATTGACTTTCCTGAAGATACGCGGCTCTTACGGCGAAGTGGGCAACGATAAGATCGGCGGCGACCGTTATCTCTACCTCAACGGGCCCTACGCGCTCAACAACGGCGGATACCAGGCCGTGGTGTTCGGCGAGGCGGGCACGAATATGTCGCGCTTCAACATGTACCGCGAAGGCAAACTGGGTAACCCCGATGTAACCTGGGAACGGGCGCGGAAGATGAACATCGGCGCGGAGATCAAACTGCTGCGCGACCGGCTTTCTTTTACCGGCGACTATTTCCAGGAAAAGCGCGACAACATCCTCTGGGTACTGAGCACGGTGCCGGAGCTGGTGGCGGTGCCCCTGCCGCCGGCCAACATCGGCAAGGTGGAAAACCGCGGCTATGAAGTGGAGCTGGGCTGGAACGACCGCGCCGGCGCCCTGACCTACTGGGCGAAAGGCTCGTATTCCTTCGCCCGCAACAAAATCATTTTCCAGGACGAGCCCACCAAGGCGCACGAATGGATGCAGCGCACGGGCCGCCGCATGGGCCAGTACTTCGGCCTGACCTTCGAAGGGTTTTACAATACACAGGCCGAGATCGACGATCCCAAACGCCCGAAATCGGAATGGGAGGGAACCGGCCTGAAACCGGGTGATATGAAATACAAAGACCTCAACGGTGATGGCCGTATCAACTCCAACGACATGGGGCCGGTAGGTTTCTCCGACTGGCCTGAAATCGCCTACAGCATCTCCGCCGGGGCTTCGTGCAAAGGGTTCGACTTTTCCGTGCTGTTCCAGGGAACGGAGAATGTATCGGTGAGTTTCTCTTCTTCCGCCGCCTATCCTTTCACCGCCAGCTGGGGCTCCGCCCAGCAATGGCACCTCGAGCGCTGGACGCCGGAGCGTTATGCCGCCGGTGAAAAGATCACCTTCCCGCGCGTGGAGCTGTCGCCCGACCGCCAGCACAACTACCAGCCTTCCAGCTTCTGGGTGCAGGACGCGTCGTACATCCGCCTCAAGAACGCGGAGATCGGCTACCGCTTCAGCTCCGGCGCCCTGCGCAGGATTGGCCTGCAATCGATGCGGGTGTACCTGAGCGGCAACAACCTCATTACCTGGACGTCGATGAAATATGCCAAAGACCCCGACGCGCGCGAGCTCTGGGGCAGGGTATACCCGTCCATGCGGGTCTACAACGGCGGTGTAAACTTTCAATTTTAA
- a CDS encoding alpha/beta fold hydrolase produces MAEKDLSIILVHGAWGDGSHWRHVIPLLHKAGYKVRAAQNPLTSLEDDINKTKDLIDNQDGKVLLVGHSYGGAVITGAGLHEKVAGLVYIAAFAPDKGDSLGGIFSRREQPPGGASIYPDEKGVLWIRYDEFHTNFCADVPEEDALVMSLSQKAINGRCFGDATGEPAWKTKPSWYQVSDQDRMIPPVTQQEMADHIGAKKIIHLDASHASLASQAKAVAGLILEAAKAV; encoded by the coding sequence ATGGCTGAAAAAGACCTGAGCATTATTCTCGTCCACGGGGCGTGGGGAGACGGTTCCCATTGGCGGCATGTCATTCCGCTGCTGCACAAAGCGGGCTACAAGGTGCGGGCGGCGCAGAACCCGCTGACGTCATTGGAAGACGACATCAACAAAACGAAAGACCTGATCGACAACCAGGACGGCAAGGTGTTGCTGGTGGGGCATTCCTACGGCGGCGCCGTGATCACCGGGGCGGGGCTGCATGAGAAGGTGGCCGGCCTGGTGTATATTGCCGCATTTGCGCCCGACAAAGGCGACAGCCTGGGCGGCATCTTTTCGCGCCGCGAACAGCCACCCGGCGGCGCCAGCATCTATCCCGATGAAAAGGGCGTTTTATGGATCCGGTACGACGAGTTTCACACCAACTTCTGCGCGGATGTGCCGGAAGAAGATGCGCTGGTGATGTCGCTCTCACAGAAAGCCATTAACGGCCGGTGTTTCGGGGATGCCACCGGCGAGCCTGCCTGGAAAACCAAACCCAGCTGGTACCAGGTGTCTGACCAGGACCGCATGATACCGCCCGTCACCCAGCAGGAAATGGCCGATCATATCGGCGCCAAAAAGATCATCCATCTCGATGCCAGCCATGCATCGCTGGCATCGCAGGCAAAAGCGGTGGCCGGGCTCATACTGGAAGCCGCAAAAGCGGTATAG
- a CDS encoding pirin family protein, whose product MKKIIEKIAAKPARPGMVGDGFRVFNFIPGAGILQKRISPFLMLDFNAEYDFGPSDHIRGVDVHPHKGFETVTIAYKGSVAHYDSSGSSGVINPGDVQWMTAGNGILHKEFHEESFSRKGGPFEMVQLWVNLPKKDKSVDPHYQALTADKMGKLVLDNDGGVVNVIAGNANGVSGAASTYTPVNLFDVRLNAGGAFKTSIPATHNTALLVINGNITINGTPVAEHSFVLFGNEGEELELTADKNAVVLVLSGEPINEPIVSYGPFVMNTKEEIEQAIMDYNLGKFGVLD is encoded by the coding sequence ATGAAAAAGATCATCGAGAAAATAGCGGCAAAACCTGCAAGGCCCGGTATGGTGGGCGACGGTTTCCGGGTGTTCAACTTCATCCCCGGCGCAGGTATTCTGCAGAAACGCATCAGCCCTTTTTTAATGCTCGATTTTAACGCGGAATACGACTTCGGCCCGTCCGATCATATCCGCGGCGTAGACGTGCATCCCCACAAAGGTTTCGAAACGGTGACCATCGCCTACAAAGGCAGCGTGGCGCATTACGACAGCAGCGGCAGCAGCGGTGTCATCAACCCCGGCGACGTACAGTGGATGACGGCCGGCAACGGCATCCTGCACAAGGAATTTCACGAGGAATCGTTCTCCAGGAAAGGCGGCCCCTTCGAAATGGTGCAGCTCTGGGTGAACCTCCCGAAAAAAGATAAATCCGTGGACCCGCATTACCAGGCGCTCACGGCCGATAAAATGGGTAAACTCGTGCTGGACAACGACGGCGGCGTGGTGAACGTCATCGCCGGCAATGCCAACGGCGTATCCGGCGCGGCCAGCACCTACACCCCGGTGAACCTCTTCGACGTGCGCCTCAACGCAGGCGGCGCATTCAAAACCAGCATCCCGGCTACGCATAACACCGCCCTGCTGGTCATCAACGGGAACATCACCATCAACGGCACACCTGTAGCGGAACACAGCTTCGTATTGTTCGGGAACGAAGGAGAGGAGCTTGAACTGACGGCAGACAAAAATGCCGTGGTGCTGGTGCTCAGCGGCGAGCCCATCAACGAACCGATCGTGAGTTACGGGCCGTTCGTGATGAACACCAAAGAAGAAATAGAACAGGCGATCATGGATTACAACCTCGGTAAATTCGGGGTATTGGATTAA
- a CDS encoding Crp/Fnr family transcriptional regulator codes for MLTVFKKYLQDHTPITDEQFEQLSREVTPRSYPKGRILVKPGDTSDNGYFVSKGLLRAYATDEKGKEHIIQFAPENWWIGDRGAMYFGEPATFYVDVVEDAEVVVVNRNFMDRAQEICPAYARYNIYLLHNTARHMQQRIASLLAATAEERYLSFIHMYPNVMLRVPQLMVASYLGITPETLSRVRKELARKNFGK; via the coding sequence ATGCTGACCGTTTTCAAGAAATACCTGCAAGACCATACGCCCATTACAGACGAGCAGTTCGAACAGCTCAGCCGCGAAGTGACGCCGCGCTCGTACCCCAAAGGCCGCATCCTCGTAAAGCCGGGCGATACCTCGGATAACGGTTATTTTGTCAGCAAGGGCCTCCTAAGGGCCTATGCCACCGACGAAAAAGGGAAGGAGCACATCATCCAGTTCGCGCCGGAAAACTGGTGGATTGGCGACCGGGGCGCGATGTATTTTGGGGAACCGGCTACTTTTTATGTGGATGTGGTGGAAGACGCGGAAGTAGTGGTGGTGAACCGAAATTTTATGGACAGGGCACAGGAAATTTGCCCCGCTTACGCCCGGTACAACATTTACCTCCTTCACAACACCGCCCGCCACATGCAGCAGCGCATCGCCTCGCTGCTGGCCGCCACCGCGGAAGAGCGCTATCTTTCCTTTATTCATATGTACCCCAATGTGATGTTGCGTGTGCCCCAGCTGATGGTGGCCTCGTACCTGGGCATCACCCCCGAAACCCTCAGCCGCGTGAGAAAAGAGCTGGCGAGGAAGAACTTCGGGAAGTAG